The Trichomycterus rosablanca isolate fTriRos1 chromosome 19, fTriRos1.hap1, whole genome shotgun sequence region AAAGATTCAGAAAACCTCAATTCTCAGTCTGTGCAATTCGATACATGAAGTCACTTTACAtatctttgtttattttagatcaagtcaaataaataattaattattcctTTGTTCGCTAACTGTACTTTACGATTTCAGCTGGAAGCTAGACCGTTCACCTGTATAAGGAATGGTACACTGGTGACCACAGCCATTACTGCAGCATTTTTCCTTGTTGGGACAGTCGCTGTCTTTGCTGCAGAATTCAGCACACAGTCCAAAACTTCGACGAGGACATATACCCGGCTTAACTGTGGGACAAGAACACACGATTAGGGGAATTATATGAGTACACCACTTTAAAACTTTAACCTTAAGATACATCTAAGAATTTTACTAGGACTTGCGTTAAAACGGTCCCCAGTATAGTACTAGTATAGTACATTTTATTAAAGTATAGGTATTTACAATcatgtctaaatatatatacacacacacaaaccccatATCTGTACAGTAAGatttggacattttgtaaaatacaattacaatagaatctttaatttgttaattattttgaaCCTTTGttctgacaaaagtacaaaaattacttttaatgttttggcttaccAACTTAATGTATACTGAAATATAAAGACATTTGGATTTGATGCTGTAAAAGAAGTATAGGTTATAGAATATAAGTTATGCCAGTTTTCAACATTCCAaaataagcaggtaaattggtaaGTAAGGCTATTGGGTATAAATGAAGAATCCACCGAAAGTTcggtctttgcaagcaaagatcGTCATGGGTTTGTGGCTCATCACTTGGTGCCAAACTTTATGAGAAAATCGCCAATCACACAAGCTCGCAAATAATTTCACCCTCCACCATACGTGATATTTTTAAAAGATTCAGAAAACCTCAATTCTCAGTCTGTGCAATTCGATACATGAAGTCACTTTACAtatctttgtttattttagatcaagtcaaataaataattaattattcctTTGTTCGCTAACTGTACTTTACGATTTCAGCTGGAAGCTAGACCGTTCACCTGTATAAGGAATGGTACACTGGTGACCACAGCCATTACTGCAGCATTTTTCCTTGTTGGGACAGTCGCTGTCTTTGCTGCAGAATTCAGCACACAGTCCAAAACTTCGACGAGGACATATACCCGGCTTAACTGTGGGACAAGAGCACACAAAGTGAAAAGTAAGTGCACCCCAACAAATTGAATACAAAACCTTAAACGTTAATTTTACTAGGACTTATGATAAAGCAGTCCCCCGGCCATCAGCTACATCAAAAAACTTAGTATAGTACAGTTTAGTAAAGTATAGGTCATGTCCAAATATTTATACACCTATAAGAGAAAAATATGTCCcagcagtcttgggattttaatgatttctacAACTGTTTGTTTTCAGTGACTGAATATTGTTTTCTGTGACTATAGAAAGAAAAGACATTGTACGCAAACACCCCATTGTGGAAGCTTAATGGtacatcttgtatagagagACTAAGATAATGCATTGTGTCGCCTGGCCTGAGTTGTGTAAAGAgtaatggacaaaatgtgggttgcttgaaaaaaagtATGAAAAACCCTGTTTTAATGAACATGATTAtgcatatatattatatatatatatatatatatatatatatatatatatatatatatatattgatcagccataacattaaaaccaccttttttctacactcactgtccattttatcagctccacttaccatatagaagcactttgtagtcctacaattactgactgtagtccatctgtttatctatgtcTATttctttaacctgcttttactcagTACTTCAATggtctcgcctcacagcaagaatgtcctgggttcgatccccaggtggggcggtccggtcctttctgtgtggagtttgcatgttctccccgtgtctgcgtgggtttcctcctggtgctccggtttcctcccacagtccaaagacatgcaagtgaggtaaacactggagacactaaattgtccaagactgtgtttgatataaccttgtgaactgaagaaccttgtgtaatgagtaactaccgttcctgtcatgaatgtaaccaaagtgtaaaacatgacgttaaaatcctaataaacaaacaaacaaacttcaacggtcaggacccccactggaccaccatagagcaggtattatttaggtggtggatcattctcagcactgcagtgacactgacatggtggtggtgggttagtgtgtgttgtgctggtatgagtggatcagacacagcagcactgctggagtttttaaataccgtgtccactcactgtccactaatagacactcctacctagttggtccaccttgtagatgtaaagtcagagacgatcacacatctattgctgctgtttgaattggtcatcttctagaccttcatcagtggtcacaggatgctgcccacggggcgctgttggctggatatttttggttggtggactattcttagtccagaagtgacagtgaggtgtttaaaaacaacatcagcgctgctgtgtattatccaccatgtcagtgtcactgcagtgctgagaatgacccaccacccaaataatacctgctcatgaaaggcggctaacaaggcatgcagagaaacagatggactgcagtatGAACAATCCAAACCTGATGTGGTTAGATTTGCTTTGCTTATCAATTTGTTATACTGCAATAGGAAAAATGCAATTCTGCGTGTATATCTTGTTCATATTTCTTGTGTTGGAAACAAACGGTACagcaatattttaataataaacttcagttttttagctattttaaaattgCTATTATGTACAcatttttaaagcattaaaatactAAAAGAGGTCATTTAGTCCCTAATATGAAATACATGTCCCTCAAGTAAATTTTGCACTTTTgctgaaagaatgttgaaagtCTTTAATGTTAATCAAGTATAAcaattgtacttttactcaattTTCTCCATCCTCTCCATCCCTGCTGTTCAGGAACATAACAGTGAATTCCGCCCACATTACACATACAGCAATAGTTGCTCCATACTTTTTCAAATTGCAAAAGACTGACCTTTTTTTTCGAGCGCTTCACCCAGGTAcggccattcagtcaaaattacaaacacaaaagtaaaaaaacaaagaaagtgTAGGTTCATATTTTACACAGAGACTTAGTTTTTCACTAGACTCACTAACTTCTTCAGGACTGCTCTTGTACTGAGGGAACCAGGGCAGGATGGATGAGGTAAATAAATAGAGTGGAACGAGTTTTGTGCTGGGTCCCTGCGCCTGCCGGTTTAAAGGTctacatttttataaaactgtTAAAAGGGTTTATactttaaatataaagtaaaattaaactTTATACAAATATTGCTCTGTACACTAAGGAAGCGTTTGTTAAAACAATACAATTGGTAATAAGTGGAAGTGTAGTTCCTCCTGCTAGTAAAGACATAAACACCCTGTTGTTTAAACCTACattgactaggcataacattatgaccaccttcctaatattgtcttggtcccccttttgctgccaaaacaccactgacccattgaggcatagactccactagacccctgaaggtgtgctgtggtatctggcaccaagatgttagcagcagatcctttaactcctgtaagttgtgaggtgggacctccatggatcggacttgtttgtccagcacatcccacagatgctcgactggattgaaatctggggaatttggaggccaagtcaacacctcaaactcattgttgtgctcctcaaaccattcctaaaccatttttgctttacacaacaaactgtgatgcactgtgtattctgacacctttctatcagaaccagcattaacttcttcagcaatttgagctacagtagctcgtctgttggatcggaccacacaggccagccttcgctccccacgtgcatcaatgagccttggtcggcTTTACCACGgtttcttccttggacaacttttgataCTGACTACtccagaccgggaacaccccacaagagcttcagttttggagatgctctgacactgatgctcaaatccttacccttgcccatttttcctgcttctaactcatcaactttgaggatcaaatgttcacttactgcctaatatatcccactcactaacaggtgccgtgataaagagataatcagtgttattcacttcacctgtcaggtcataatgttatgcctagtcggtgtatgtgaACAAATATTGCACTGTTCAGTCTGTAACGTTCTAATACTTCAATGTAGCACTAAGGaaaggtttgttaaaataatacaatcaAAACAAATGTAGTTCCTCCTGAAAGTAAAGTTGAAAACACCAAGTATTGCATTACGTATTGCCTTAATAACACATGTGTAAGTATTACATTCTGGGTAAGACTTACCTTTGCTTCATAAACAGCATTTGTGGTATGGATTCCACATGGTGTAGGAAACATTACTTCAAGAATTTGATCCATGTAATTGATGCTGATTTGGCAGTGGCACAGCCATACTGCAAGACTCTAATTCCACTAAATCCCAGTAGTGCTCTATTGAATTCAAACCACGTAGCTGGGAAGGACACTAAAGAAAACCAGTTTTAAAATTACTTTCAGATAATCGGTGGCATGTGAACAATGCTTGATTGTTATTAGGGTACCCAGTGTGTGCCAAGTAAACATTCCTCACATGATTACAGCACCACCACTCGCCTGAATTATTAACACAAGGGAGGTTGGGACCATGGATTCATGTTGTTTATGCTTCATTTTGCAAAAATTGCAGTCTTCAACTGTCCAGACTCCTGTTTTGGGCTGAAGGCAGTAGAGCCAGATGTGGTTCTCAGCTGCTGTAGCGCATTAGCCAATTACTTTTGATATTTTATACATTATGATATGCTTTTCTAGATACCAAACCACTCTGACCATTCACCTCTAACCAAATTTCTGTTTGCAGAACTGCCACTTACTGGATATTTTGATTAAATGTCTAGAGGCTGTTGTGTACCATGTCATGGTCATTTTTAGGCTATTTTGACAATTCATGTGAGCATTAACTGAATCTCTTGATCTGTACCTGTAGGATTTTATGCATCGCACTGCTGTTACACTGGATCATCAGATGATTACATGTATAGGGAGGTGTACAGGTGTACAATGAATTGCCTGGTAAGTGTATGTAGCAATACAGATTTTTATGAGTATGGAGTTTGGAGtttattaatatgattaataACTAAGATTATGAAAATGTGATAAATGATCTAAATATGTAACAAGGAACCATATCTAGATTACTTGTATTCATAAATCATTGTAATTTGTGGTCAttattttttccttattcctaaCACTACAGCTAGTAGAATGGGTGCTGCACAACAACAGGGGCACTTACATCCTGTCACCATCAGTAAAAGGCTTTACATGTCCACGtaagtttcctccaggtgctaaACGCATGGTTTTGACAAAGTGTTGGGTGTAAGAAGTCCATGGCCAAAGCAGTGCCCTAACCTCAACCCTATTTAACACCCTTGGGATAAATGAAACCTTGACTGTGCCGGGACTTCTTGTCTAACACATAAACCGAtcgaccataacattaaaaccacctccttgtttctacgctcactgtccattttatcagctccacttaccatatagaagcactttgtagttttacaattactgactgtagtccatctgtttctctgaatgctttgttagccccctttcatgctgttctttaatggtcaggagtctcccaggaccactacagagcaggtattatttgggtggtgggtcatcctcagcactgcagtgacactgacatggtggtggtgtgttagtgtgtgttgtgctggtatgagcggttAAGACACATCATAGCTGATGgagttgttaaacacctcactgtcactgctggactgagaatagtccaccaaccaaaaatatatccagccagcagcgccccatgggcagcgttggtctcaaagatgaccaactcaaacagcagcaatagatgagcgatcgtctctgactttacgtctacaaggtggaccaactagttaggagtggacagtgagtggacacggtatttaaaactccagcagcgctgctgtctgatccactcataccaccactacacacactaacacaccaccagcatgtcattgtcactgcagtgctgagagtgatccaccacctaaataatattgcAGAACAGCAtttaagggggctaacaaagcatgcagggaaatggactaaagtcagtaattgtagaactacaaagtgcttctgcatggtaagtggagctggacagtgagtgtagaaacaaggaggtggtgatcggtgtatttccacatttataAAATACCCCATAAGCCGTTTCAAAAATGGTAACGGGCTGCAAATGGCCCGCGAGCcatagtttggacacccctgtcgTATAATTTAATAATGGTATCAGTTTCTTTTTGCCAAGCTTCTGTGGTGAACGCTTTCATGGCTTGTCTGAGTTGAGATGGTGGGTAAGGGCATTGTTGGATCGGGTATGTTTCGGCTTGCTTTGCTGCCAAATCTGCTTGCTAACCAAATACTGGTAAACCTTCAACAGTTCAGTTAATCTATACAAAGGTTTTCTTGCTTTgatccaaaacattatgaccacccacagacacattttgaACGTATTTTGGCCATGTTTTAagtgtatattgtttatgcagTACTTATTAATGTGTTAGAAGGCCTTACGTAAGTACACTTAGAATAAAATGTTACTGGAGTGTTAACCAAGTAATAACTGTGGTGCAGTGAGGTGGTATGTGATGTAAAATTACTGTTTTATACAGTGGAGAAACATTTACAGATTGGTTTAAACAATAAGTACAGTATCTGtaaatacagtacattgaaAGCATACGTTAGAGCCAGTGTTGTATAGTTTGGTATATACTGACACCTAGTGATTTTTCACCAAATACTGGCTTTGTTTGATTCCTAACAgcatgtcagctgctatggctattatcataATTTAATAATAGGTTCCATctttaaataattgtttaattgtttttcatATCTTACATGGCGTTTTATATGGCGTGGCGTCCTAGTGCTTTTAAGAATGTAAGCAGTTTTGGGAGGGACTGAGGTGAAGATTTCCCTGTAGTTGTCATATTTTAGAATTTTGTTCTGGTGTTTTTGGTGGCATCTTGTGTAAATAATTAGTTCCCATTGTTTTTGGGGTATTGAATTCTATCTGTTTTTGTAGTAGGGTATAGTAGGGTATAGTAGGGTATAGTAGGGTATAGTAGGgtttcttgttgggggccagatggagtaCAATTTGACTtgccagtttataatcctaatggaAATATTATTATCCTTCTTTAAATGAAACCTACAAAGTTCCCTCTGAACATTCATTTTCCCAGCCCGCCTGAAATCTCCGGCATTTGCTGTCTAGTTTTAGTTTCTTTGGAGCTGCCATGTTGATCCAAAAACTCAGGAACCttaatgttttgagttgggggaaagaagatggggagcgttttagatttgttttatgcaatagtggcacccagagttcaaacagttcaagcagttttttaaaaacctgcGTAATACTGGccaggtgggtagcactgacacctcacagcaagacggtcctgggttcgatccccaggtggggcggtccgggtcctttctgtgtggagtttgcatgttctccccgtgtctgcgtgggtttactccgggtgctccggtttcctcccacagttcaaatacatgcaagtgaggtgaattggagacacaaaattgtccatgactgtgtttgatataaccttgtgaactgaagaaccttgtgtaatgagtaactaccgttcctgtcatgaatgtaaccaaagtgtaaaacatgacgttaaaatcctaataaacaaacaaacataatagCAGCCaactttaatttgatttctaaaatacctcgagttgttttaaagatgttaataattttgacacccctgttgtaGAGTTTAATGGTGGTATCAGTTTCTATTTGCCAAGCTTCTGTGGTGTATGCTTTACTGGCTTGTCTGATTCGAGATGGTGGGTAAGAGCATTGTTGGATCGGGTATGTTATGGCTTACTGGTAAACCTTCAACGGTTTAGTCAGCTAATGCAAAGGGTTTCCTTctttgagccaaaacattaagaccaccctCTCAGTACCCTCTAAAAATGGCTCCTGACATCTGAAGAAGTCCTGTGATACCTGGATCCAGGGCATCCTTCAACTTCTATGTGTTGCAAGGTGGTTGTCCTACTGTGCATCCCGGTGCCATGTCTTctgcatgtaaataaatcacAAGTGTGCAATAATGGAAAAAACGTCACTTATGTGACCCTTTGAATCTCATTAGAATTGCTCTAATGTCCGGTACAGATGCCTTTGTGTCCACTGTTGGCAATTTCGATAATGCAGGAGCAGGAGCACTTTGTCTTACAGTCTCATACTCAGAGTTTAATGCACTGTGCTGTGACACAGTAACAACATCAGCAGTATTAATTATATGCAAACAGCAGCCCTTCTTTTAGTCTTTACCAGATGTCATAGGCTTTGTGTCCCCTGGCATCATGTCTTGGTGCACATGGTGGTGAGCACTTGCCATTTCGGGAGATACATCAACCCagtccttaatttccttcgggattaataaagtatctatctatctatcagttgCCTGGCCATAGACATTCAGCCCTTATCGAAGTCAATCAGGTGTTTATTTCTGAGCATATATGTGGCATTTAACATGAGTACTACTAGTAAATATCATCAGCCCAACTTTTAATACATCCCTGAGCATGACATGGACATTTTTGAGGGGTGGTCCTAATATttagctcatcagtgtataatcAGAGGCATATGATAAGAAAGAGAAACATATGGTTtggtttaaatgtgttttatttttattaaaacctGGAAATGTGGCATATCTTTAAATGAAAATAGAACATGTCAAATGATAGAACGGCATGCATAATAACTACACAACATATCTACAGAGTGCAAAATGAACCAAATTCTTCCTCCAATACATTACTGATAAGGATTCTGTAAATAGTAGTGCTATATTTCTGTAAATGTGCAAACAATAAACAGTGCAGTAAATGAAACTTAAAAAATATTACGTGAGCAACATTATGCAGTTTATATTCCTGGATTAGTTTAGGAGGATGGGAGGGTAGCTAGACGGTCTAAAAAAggaatattttattacaaatgattttctctaaattataaataaatagataataaacaCTCGATATGTAGCGTGATGAAATTATACAATTTTTGCAGTACTTTTTGTAGTACACATGCTATTCTATAGATAAAAATAGTTAAAATCTGTTAAAATTCTATCTTAAAATAATCCCCTAAATTCTCGTTCCCtttaatttcaatataaaatgcCCTTTACCGGTGAGTTTCATGTAATTAAATGCACtcttttataaaaatatacctCTCCTAAggctgtgtttatatttaaagcaatttaaatttttatatatagttttatatttgtaagtgtaataatatttacagtttttTGTGCAAAACATGAAACGGTAAAAATGCTGGTGAACGTCATGAAATTCCAAAAATATGATTATCTTCTGCAAATAAAGTGGGTTAGTGATATTTCCACAGGTTCTATACATCAAAAATCCCTTTGTTAGGCTAATATCTACTGCTGTCCTTATTCTCTAATGCCCTCTTAATTTAGATGCTATCTAGATGACCCGGAACTACCCCTCGTTTTCCAAAAGATTCTCTTTCACAACATACTCCTTTAAATCGGGCTGATTTTCGATGTCCACGCCCAGCTCCTGGATCTCATTCAGCAGAGCCTCCCAGCGCCGCTTGTCCTTGGCGATCTTCCAGCAGAGCCTGACGTTGGCCTGCAGAAGTGGCACCAGCAGTGGGTGAAGCTgctttttctgtttcttttgcATCTCCGTCGAGGGCGCCAGTTTGTTCAGCGCGCGTTCGCAATGATCCTGCGCATCACTCAGCCTGTCCAACTCTTGGCAGCAACCTGTCAAGGCTGAGAGTGTGAACAGGAGGTGAGTCTCATATGGTGAGTCCAGCTTTTCCTGTAGATAGAGTGCATTGAGCAGGGTATTCAGTGCTTCCCCGTAGCGGCCGGCGCATACCAGGGTCTGCCCTCCGCGAAGCTCACCCAGGTAGAAGAACTCCAGAAAGGCGGGTGAAGTGCGTACCTCGGCTAGAGAGTGCAGGTGAGAAAGGTACTGCTCGAAGGCTCGGCTTCGCTTGCCGATGGTCTCGGCCGCAAAGTTGCGGCGCAGCTTCTTGCGCGGGAAGTGGACGCCCTCCATGTCTACGCGATGCCGCCTGCGCAGGAGGTTGTGCAGCCGCTCGAAGTCGGTGTAACGGCGGGCGATGACTGCAGGTGTTTTGTCGAATGTGCTGGACTGGATGACTTGAATGGTGTAAAGCTGTGTGAAGGATAAAAGTCAGGTGAGAAAGTGTATTGACTTatttatacgagggttcttcaaaaagtttcagcacttttttaactctatttattaagaattataaaaacaaattacatcacttttctacatagtcaccctcTGATGCATTTGTCCCAGTGCCGTACCAActgtttaatgccatcagcaaaaaatgtttttggttgagcgtgtagccactgatgcaccgctgctttcacatcagcatcacatgaaaatcttctttcctttaaagcttctttgagcggtccaaaaaggtacaaatcagatggcgctaaatacGGACTATAggctctctctcagacacgaccaattactcctcctcccacccttaccatttccaacaaaatataaaagtgcagaaactttttgaagatccatcGTTATTACTGCTATACACAGGGGTCCAAACGATTTGTAGCATCTGCACAACTGACAAGCAGATTTTGTGTCaaagtttttttctattttatttatgcattttctcccatttgtctcacaatttagcgtagtcagtttgtcttccactgctgggggatccctaatTGCAGTCGAAGTgggtacattgctgctcacgcctcctccttccacgtgcagcccttagtggaaccctttttcacccatgcattctgcacaggcacctctctatttgccaatcagggtccttacacagcatttgaagccctagctgcaggcactgccaattatgcccgctagatggcgcccagccgaccggtggcaacggcgagtttcgaaccaaggagttcagaatctcggcgctggtgtgcaagcggaatatcccgctgcgccacctgggcaccttgtGCTAGTCATTTCTATTTCTAATCCACATGTATTAGGGTTAATCTACTCCACAGTCTGCTTACTGCTCACTgtttaaggaccttggttgcttagggcgcctgtacagaaagtggaggagcgcagagatcgagatgtggctctctgtacatgaAGCCAACCTCacatgcaaatccaccaaagtatgggagaAAAAGAAGTGACTGGTGGGCACCCTCCTTGGAAGGCATTGGAGTtcccagcagcggattggctacactaaatggGAAGGAAAAGCATAAAAACAATGGCATGCTTTGTAGTCACACTTATAACCCTTTGGTTTAAATAGAGCAGGTAAATGATGCTGACACA contains the following coding sequences:
- the wfdc2 gene encoding WAP four-disulfide core domain protein 3, with translation MNLHFLCFFTFVFVILTEWPYLGEALEKKVKPGICPRRSFGLCAEFCSKDSDCPNKEKCCSNGCGHQCTIPYTVKPGICPRRSFGLCAEFCSKDSDCPNKEKCCSNGCGHQCTIPYTVKPGICPRQNWGFGLCAEFCTNDSDCPNQEKCCSNGCGHRCTIPYTEKPGRCPLPKRTKICAEYCHHDGQCPEDQKCCQTSCGHACSEPF
- the snx21 gene encoding sorting nexin-21, translated to MASKLLDRLRRSFFKEGELPADSDGADDFPESSELEDDTDCVSARLSGTLCFEGDGVLESEDAGETSGPDSDSDCFVESFDNACSSTDISPVGPSQKGSGMLTKQLQESWRNLRNRCVVEKLVFEVTDASVVHEANSKYVLYTIQVIQSSTFDKTPAVIARRYTDFERLHNLLRRRHRVDMEGVHFPRKKLRRNFAAETIGKRSRAFEQYLSHLHSLAEVRTSPAFLEFFYLGELRGGQTLVCAGRYGEALNTLLNALYLQEKLDSPYETHLLFTLSALTGCCQELDRLSDAQDHCERALNKLAPSTEMQKKQKKQLHPLLVPLLQANVRLCWKIAKDKRRWEALLNEIQELGVDIENQPDLKEYVVKENLLENEG